The Saccharothrix variisporea genome has a segment encoding these proteins:
- a CDS encoding response regulator transcription factor, producing the protein MIRIVLADDEDLIRGALAALLELEDDLSVVVQASDGDAAVAAVRAHRPDIAVFDLEMPGRDGVLAAEAVRDLPGVAVVIVTRHARPGVLRRALSAGVRGFVPKTTPAAKLASILRDVHAGRRYVDSEIAAAALTEDACPLTARELDVLRYALRGGTVTTIAREAHLAAGTVRNYLSSAMTKLGAHTRYEAARLAWDEGWI; encoded by the coding sequence GTGATCCGGATCGTGCTGGCCGACGACGAGGACCTGATCCGGGGCGCGCTGGCGGCGTTGCTGGAGTTGGAGGACGACCTGTCGGTGGTGGTGCAGGCCAGTGACGGGGACGCGGCTGTGGCGGCGGTGCGGGCGCACCGGCCGGACATCGCCGTGTTCGACCTGGAGATGCCCGGGCGGGACGGGGTGCTGGCGGCGGAGGCGGTGCGGGACCTGCCCGGGGTGGCGGTGGTGATCGTGACCCGGCACGCGCGGCCCGGGGTGCTGCGGCGGGCGTTGAGCGCCGGGGTGCGGGGGTTCGTGCCGAAGACGACGCCGGCGGCGAAGCTGGCGTCGATCCTGCGGGACGTGCACGCCGGTCGCCGGTACGTGGACTCCGAGATCGCGGCGGCGGCCCTGACCGAGGACGCGTGCCCGCTGACCGCGCGGGAGCTGGACGTGCTGCGGTACGCGTTGCGCGGGGGGACGGTCACGACGATCGCGCGGGAGGCGCACCTGGCGGCCGGGACCGTGCGCAACTACCTGTCGTCGGCGATGACCAAGCTCGGCGCGCACACCCGGTACGAGGCCGCCCGCCTGGCCTGGGACGAGGGCTGGATCTGA